In Lutra lutra chromosome 6, mLutLut1.2, whole genome shotgun sequence, the following are encoded in one genomic region:
- the PLAGL1 gene encoding zinc finger protein PLAGL1 isoform X3 produces the protein MATHSPQKSHQCAHCEKTFNRKDHLKNHLQTHDPNKMAFGCEECGKKYNTMLGYKRHLALHAASSGDLTCGVCALELGSTEVLLDHLKAHAEEKPPSGTKEKKHQCDHCERCFYTRKDVRRHLVVHTGCKDFLCQFCAQRFGRKDHLTRHTKKTHSQELMKESLQSGDLLSTFHSISPQFQLKAAPLSPFPIGAPAQNGLASSLPAEVHSHPHNPADQTAQPVQPLPEPLVPLHPVTAPSSPPPPLQNHKYNTSSTSYSPLASLPLKTDTKGFCNINLLEDLPLQEPQSPHKLTPGFDLAKGSAGKVNLPKELTADAVNLTIPASLDISPLLGFWQLPPPATQNAFGNSSLTLGHGESLPHRLGCLGQQQQDPSLAMSTMSLGQLPLPPIPHVFPAGTGSAILPHFHHAFR, from the coding sequence ATGGCTACCCATTCGCCCCAGAAATCTCACCAGTGTGCTCACTGTGAGAAGACATTCAACCGGAAAGACCACCTGAAGAACCACctccaaactcatgaccccaacaaGATGGCCTTTGGGTGTGAGGAGTGTGGGAAGAAGTACAACACCATGCTGGGCTACAAGAGGCACCTGGCCCTCCATGCGGCCAGCAGTGGCGACCTCACCTGTGGGGTCTGTGCCCTGGAGCTAGGGAGCACAGAAGTGCTGCTGGACCACCTCAAAGCCCATGCTGAGGAAAAGCCCCCGAGCGGAACCAAGGAAAAGAAGCACCAGTGCGACCACTGTGAGAGATGCTTCTACACCCGGAAGGACGTGCGGCGCCACCTGGTGGTCCACACCGGCTGCAAGGACTTCCTGTGCCAGTTCTGTGCCCAGAGATTTGGGCGCAAAGACCACCTCACTCGACATACCAAGAAGACACACTCACAGGAGCTGATGAAAGAGAGTCTGCAGTCTGGAGACCTTCTGAGCACCTTCCACTCCATCTCTCCCCAGTTTCAATTGAAGGCTGCCCCGCTGTCTCCTTTCCCTATAGGAGCTCCTGCACAGAACGGGCTTGCAAGTAGCTTGCCAGCTGAGGTACACAGCCACCCCCACAACCCTGCGGATCAAACCGCCCAGCCTGTACAACCGCTGCCAGAGCCCCTGGTCCCCCTCCACCCCGTAACAGCTCCTAGctctcctcccccgcccctccagaATCACAAGTACAACACCAGTTCTACCTCATACTCCCCACTTGCAAGCCTGCCCCTCAAAACAGATACGAAAGGATTTTGCAATATCAATTTGCTTGAGGACTTGCCTCTGCAAGAGCCTCAGTCACCTCACAAGCTCACCCCAGGTTTTGATCTGGCTAAGGGAAGTGCTGGTAAAGTAAACCTGCCCAAGGAGCTAACTGCGGATGCTGTGAACCTAACAATACCTGCCTCTTTGGACATTTCCCCCCTGTTGGGCTTCTGGCAGCTGCCCCCGCCTGCTACCCAAAATGCCTTTGGGAATAGCTCTCTCACCCTGGGGCATGGGGAGTCTCTGCCCCACAGGTTAGGCTGTCTGGGGCAGCAGCAACAAGATCCCTCACTAGCCATGAGCACCATGAGCCTGGGTCagctcccccttcctcccatcccccatgtTTTCCCAGCTGGCACTGGCTCTGCCATCCTGCCTCATTTCCATCATGCATTCAGATGA
- the PLAGL1 gene encoding zinc finger protein PLAGL1 isoform X2, producing MWESRKQSSWHMATHSPQKSHQCAHCEKTFNRKDHLKNHLQTHDPNKMAFGCEECGKKYNTMLGYKRHLALHAASSGDLTCGVCALELGSTEVLLDHLKAHAEEKPPSGTKEKKHQCDHCERCFYTRKDVRRHLVVHTGCKDFLCQFCAQRFGRKDHLTRHTKKTHSQELMKESLQSGDLLSTFHSISPQFQLKAAPLSPFPIGAPAQNGLASSLPAEVHSHPHNPADQTAQPVQPLPEPLVPLHPVTAPSSPPPPLQNHKYNTSSTSYSPLASLPLKTDTKGFCNINLLEDLPLQEPQSPHKLTPGFDLAKGSAGKVNLPKELTADAVNLTIPASLDISPLLGFWQLPPPATQNAFGNSSLTLGHGESLPHRLGCLGQQQQDPSLAMSTMSLGQLPLPPIPHVFPAGTGSAILPHFHHAFR from the exons ATGTGGGAAAGCAGGAAGCAAAGCTCATG GCACATGGCTACCCATTCGCCCCAGAAATCTCACCAGTGTGCTCACTGTGAGAAGACATTCAACCGGAAAGACCACCTGAAGAACCACctccaaactcatgaccccaacaaGATGGCCTTTGGGTGTGAGGAGTGTGGGAAGAAGTACAACACCATGCTGGGCTACAAGAGGCACCTGGCCCTCCATGCGGCCAGCAGTGGCGACCTCACCTGTGGGGTCTGTGCCCTGGAGCTAGGGAGCACAGAAGTGCTGCTGGACCACCTCAAAGCCCATGCTGAGGAAAAGCCCCCGAGCGGAACCAAGGAAAAGAAGCACCAGTGCGACCACTGTGAGAGATGCTTCTACACCCGGAAGGACGTGCGGCGCCACCTGGTGGTCCACACCGGCTGCAAGGACTTCCTGTGCCAGTTCTGTGCCCAGAGATTTGGGCGCAAAGACCACCTCACTCGACATACCAAGAAGACACACTCACAGGAGCTGATGAAAGAGAGTCTGCAGTCTGGAGACCTTCTGAGCACCTTCCACTCCATCTCTCCCCAGTTTCAATTGAAGGCTGCCCCGCTGTCTCCTTTCCCTATAGGAGCTCCTGCACAGAACGGGCTTGCAAGTAGCTTGCCAGCTGAGGTACACAGCCACCCCCACAACCCTGCGGATCAAACCGCCCAGCCTGTACAACCGCTGCCAGAGCCCCTGGTCCCCCTCCACCCCGTAACAGCTCCTAGctctcctcccccgcccctccagaATCACAAGTACAACACCAGTTCTACCTCATACTCCCCACTTGCAAGCCTGCCCCTCAAAACAGATACGAAAGGATTTTGCAATATCAATTTGCTTGAGGACTTGCCTCTGCAAGAGCCTCAGTCACCTCACAAGCTCACCCCAGGTTTTGATCTGGCTAAGGGAAGTGCTGGTAAAGTAAACCTGCCCAAGGAGCTAACTGCGGATGCTGTGAACCTAACAATACCTGCCTCTTTGGACATTTCCCCCCTGTTGGGCTTCTGGCAGCTGCCCCCGCCTGCTACCCAAAATGCCTTTGGGAATAGCTCTCTCACCCTGGGGCATGGGGAGTCTCTGCCCCACAGGTTAGGCTGTCTGGGGCAGCAGCAACAAGATCCCTCACTAGCCATGAGCACCATGAGCCTGGGTCagctcccccttcctcccatcccccatgtTTTCCCAGCTGGCACTGGCTCTGCCATCCTGCCTCATTTCCATCATGCATTCAGATGA
- the PLAGL1 gene encoding zinc finger protein PLAGL1 isoform X1 encodes MATYPCQLCGKTFLTLEKFTIHNYSHSRERPYKCLQPDCGKAFISRYKLMRHMATHSPQKSHQCAHCEKTFNRKDHLKNHLQTHDPNKMAFGCEECGKKYNTMLGYKRHLALHAASSGDLTCGVCALELGSTEVLLDHLKAHAEEKPPSGTKEKKHQCDHCERCFYTRKDVRRHLVVHTGCKDFLCQFCAQRFGRKDHLTRHTKKTHSQELMKESLQSGDLLSTFHSISPQFQLKAAPLSPFPIGAPAQNGLASSLPAEVHSHPHNPADQTAQPVQPLPEPLVPLHPVTAPSSPPPPLQNHKYNTSSTSYSPLASLPLKTDTKGFCNINLLEDLPLQEPQSPHKLTPGFDLAKGSAGKVNLPKELTADAVNLTIPASLDISPLLGFWQLPPPATQNAFGNSSLTLGHGESLPHRLGCLGQQQQDPSLAMSTMSLGQLPLPPIPHVFPAGTGSAILPHFHHAFR; translated from the exons ATGGCCACCTATCCCTGCCAATTATGTGGCAAGACGTTCCTCACCCTGGAGAAGTTCACTATCCACAATTATTCCCACTCCAGGGAGCGACCTTACAAGTGCTTGCAGCCAGACTGTGGCAAAGCCTTCATTTCCAGATATAAATTAATGAG GCACATGGCTACCCATTCGCCCCAGAAATCTCACCAGTGTGCTCACTGTGAGAAGACATTCAACCGGAAAGACCACCTGAAGAACCACctccaaactcatgaccccaacaaGATGGCCTTTGGGTGTGAGGAGTGTGGGAAGAAGTACAACACCATGCTGGGCTACAAGAGGCACCTGGCCCTCCATGCGGCCAGCAGTGGCGACCTCACCTGTGGGGTCTGTGCCCTGGAGCTAGGGAGCACAGAAGTGCTGCTGGACCACCTCAAAGCCCATGCTGAGGAAAAGCCCCCGAGCGGAACCAAGGAAAAGAAGCACCAGTGCGACCACTGTGAGAGATGCTTCTACACCCGGAAGGACGTGCGGCGCCACCTGGTGGTCCACACCGGCTGCAAGGACTTCCTGTGCCAGTTCTGTGCCCAGAGATTTGGGCGCAAAGACCACCTCACTCGACATACCAAGAAGACACACTCACAGGAGCTGATGAAAGAGAGTCTGCAGTCTGGAGACCTTCTGAGCACCTTCCACTCCATCTCTCCCCAGTTTCAATTGAAGGCTGCCCCGCTGTCTCCTTTCCCTATAGGAGCTCCTGCACAGAACGGGCTTGCAAGTAGCTTGCCAGCTGAGGTACACAGCCACCCCCACAACCCTGCGGATCAAACCGCCCAGCCTGTACAACCGCTGCCAGAGCCCCTGGTCCCCCTCCACCCCGTAACAGCTCCTAGctctcctcccccgcccctccagaATCACAAGTACAACACCAGTTCTACCTCATACTCCCCACTTGCAAGCCTGCCCCTCAAAACAGATACGAAAGGATTTTGCAATATCAATTTGCTTGAGGACTTGCCTCTGCAAGAGCCTCAGTCACCTCACAAGCTCACCCCAGGTTTTGATCTGGCTAAGGGAAGTGCTGGTAAAGTAAACCTGCCCAAGGAGCTAACTGCGGATGCTGTGAACCTAACAATACCTGCCTCTTTGGACATTTCCCCCCTGTTGGGCTTCTGGCAGCTGCCCCCGCCTGCTACCCAAAATGCCTTTGGGAATAGCTCTCTCACCCTGGGGCATGGGGAGTCTCTGCCCCACAGGTTAGGCTGTCTGGGGCAGCAGCAACAAGATCCCTCACTAGCCATGAGCACCATGAGCCTGGGTCagctcccccttcctcccatcccccatgtTTTCCCAGCTGGCACTGGCTCTGCCATCCTGCCTCATTTCCATCATGCATTCAGATGA